In the genome of Xanthomonas translucens pv. cerealis, one region contains:
- a CDS encoding thiolase family protein, giving the protein MTEIVIAAAKRTAIGAFLGQFNGVPTPELGAAAIRAALEQSGIPAADVSEVIMGCVLPANLGQAPARQAARAAGVPDATGATTINKVCGSGMKAIMLGHDLIKACSASIVVAGGMESMSNAPHLLPSSRTGNRYGNFQAVDHMAWDGLTNPDDGQAMGVFGEATAAKFGFSRQDQDAYAIESVTRAQAAQRDGAFDAEIVPVRVATRKGETVFASDEQPGKSDIAKIPTLKPAFKKDGTVTAASSSSISDGAAATVLLSADDAARRGIAPLARIAGHATFSQAPEWFTTAPVGAIRKLLEQVGWSLDQVDLFEINEAFAVVPMVPIKELGLDPAKVNVNGGACALGHPIGASGARLVVTLLNALRTRGGRRGIATLCIGGGEATAVAIELI; this is encoded by the coding sequence ATGACCGAGATCGTGATCGCCGCGGCCAAGCGCACCGCCATCGGCGCCTTCCTGGGCCAGTTCAACGGCGTGCCCACGCCGGAACTCGGCGCCGCGGCCATCCGCGCCGCGCTGGAGCAGTCCGGCATCCCCGCCGCCGACGTATCGGAGGTAATCATGGGCTGCGTGCTGCCGGCCAACCTCGGCCAGGCCCCGGCGCGCCAGGCCGCGCGCGCGGCCGGCGTGCCAGACGCCACCGGCGCCACCACGATCAACAAGGTCTGCGGCTCGGGCATGAAGGCGATCATGCTCGGCCACGATCTGATCAAGGCCTGCTCGGCCAGCATCGTCGTCGCCGGCGGCATGGAATCGATGAGCAACGCCCCGCACCTACTGCCGAGTTCGCGCACCGGCAACCGCTACGGCAACTTCCAGGCGGTCGATCACATGGCCTGGGACGGCCTGACCAACCCCGACGACGGCCAGGCCATGGGCGTGTTCGGCGAGGCCACCGCAGCGAAATTCGGCTTCAGCCGACAGGACCAGGACGCCTATGCGATCGAGTCGGTGACGCGCGCGCAGGCCGCGCAACGCGATGGCGCCTTCGATGCCGAGATCGTGCCGGTGCGCGTGGCCACCCGCAAGGGCGAGACGGTGTTCGCCAGCGACGAGCAACCGGGCAAGTCCGACATCGCCAAGATTCCCACGCTGAAACCGGCGTTCAAGAAGGACGGCACGGTCACCGCCGCCAGCTCCTCCAGCATTTCCGACGGCGCCGCCGCCACGGTGCTGCTCAGCGCCGACGACGCCGCCCGCCGCGGCATCGCGCCGCTGGCGCGGATCGCCGGCCACGCGACCTTCTCGCAGGCTCCGGAATGGTTCACCACGGCCCCGGTCGGCGCGATCAGGAAGCTGCTCGAACAGGTCGGCTGGAGCCTGGACCAGGTCGATCTGTTCGAGATCAACGAAGCGTTCGCGGTGGTGCCGATGGTGCCGATCAAGGAGCTGGGCCTGGACCCGGCCAAGGTCAACGTCAACGGCGGCGCCTGCGCGCTCGGCCATCCGATCGGCGCATCCGGCGCGCGGCTGGTGGTGACATTGCTAAACGCGTTGCGCACGCGCGGCGGACGCCGCGGAATCGCGACCCTGTGCATCGGTGGCGGCGAGGCGACAGCGGTCGCCATCGAATTGATTTAA
- a CDS encoding bactofilin family protein → MSIWKDQGTPRKDGLPLPGTPGNSAVPEPRPVTEPAPGESAVSVAAAAPLPVRAAPPAAKESLIAADITIEGKIEGTGHIRIAGKFKGDVNVQGDLTIETGAKLSGGVRANKVIIAGELEGNIESASQVELLASGALIGDVKAGSLTVAAGARMRGQADFGWEDDKGRKGGKPTTEPDAGA, encoded by the coding sequence ATGTCCATCTGGAAAGATCAGGGTACCCCGCGCAAGGACGGCCTGCCGCTGCCCGGCACGCCGGGCAACAGCGCAGTGCCGGAACCGCGGCCGGTCACCGAACCGGCGCCCGGCGAGTCCGCGGTCAGCGTCGCCGCGGCCGCTCCGCTCCCCGTACGCGCCGCGCCGCCGGCGGCGAAGGAGTCGCTGATCGCTGCCGACATCACCATCGAAGGCAAGATCGAAGGCACCGGCCATATCCGCATCGCCGGCAAGTTCAAGGGCGACGTCAACGTGCAGGGCGACCTGACCATCGAAACCGGCGCCAAGCTCAGCGGCGGCGTGCGCGCCAACAAGGTGATCATCGCCGGCGAGCTGGAAGGCAACATCGAATCGGCCTCGCAGGTGGAACTGCTGGCGTCCGGCGCGCTGATCGGCGACGTCAAGGCCGGCTCGTTGACCGTGGCCGCCGGCGCGCGGATGCGCGGCCAGGCCGATTTCGGCTGGGAGGACGACAAGGGCCGCAAAGGCGGCAAGCCGACGACGGAGCCTGACGCGGGCGCATGA
- a CDS encoding GGDEF domain-containing protein — protein sequence MLAAVGQMLASRLRGEDIACRYGGEEFTVILPETDAEAALAIAEQIRAAAQQMRTTLDGKALPGVTLSIGLASYSGDGVVATTLLRKADAALYRAKRNGRNQVQPFDPALDAMG from the coding sequence CTGCTCGCCGCGGTCGGGCAGATGCTGGCGTCGCGGCTGCGCGGCGAGGACATCGCCTGCCGCTACGGCGGCGAGGAATTCACCGTGATCCTGCCGGAAACCGACGCGGAGGCGGCGCTGGCGATCGCCGAGCAGATCCGCGCCGCCGCACAGCAAATGCGCACCACGCTGGACGGCAAAGCACTGCCGGGGGTGACGCTGTCGATCGGACTGGCCAGCTATTCGGGCGACGGCGTGGTCGCCACCACGCTGCTGCGCAAGGCCGATGCAGCGCTGTACCGGGCCAAGCGCAACGGCCGCAACCAGGTGCAGCCGTTCGATCCGGCGCTGGACGCAATGGGCTGA
- a CDS encoding GGDEF domain-containing protein, whose translation MALSNLRLRESLHRQSIREPLTGLFNRRHLDESLNHELARCARSSVPLSLLMLDVATSSASTIYTATAAATACSPRSGRCWRRGCAARTSPAATAARNSP comes from the coding sequence ATGGCGCTGAGCAACCTGCGCCTGCGCGAATCGCTGCACCGGCAGTCGATCCGCGAACCGCTCACCGGCCTGTTCAACCGCCGCCACCTGGATGAGTCGCTGAACCACGAACTGGCGCGCTGCGCACGCAGCTCGGTGCCGTTGTCGCTGCTGATGCTGGACGTGGCCACTTCAAGCGCTTCAACGATCTACACGGCCACGGCGGCAGCGACAGCCTGCTCGCCGCGGTCGGGCAGATGCTGGCGTCGCGGCTGCGCGGCGAGGACATCGCCTGCCGCTACGGCGGCGAGGAATTCACCGTGA
- a CDS encoding S8 family serine peptidase, with protein sequence MMRKLMARSLLATALAMALTSCGGGSGGGLTRSDPPPTSPPPTSPPPPPPPTSPPTSPPTSPPSPQPAFDAHLALTNTLAAHAAGYDGSGYRIGVVDTGVNRNHPALAGRVVSSLIYVDPAKNNVNVDDVDGHGTTVAQLAAGKAVGAWPGGIAPGAQIVSSRIISDTSPDDDGSGEGNQASGALGLASVHQDLINAGVKVMNNSWGGIYWTDPTATNAIAAEYRPFVLSHGGLVVFAAGNEAKADPSDIAALPSQPGPGSSHPAADLERGWLVVAAVDASTGSKLESYSNACGVAMHYCLVAPGTEVFVDPKATTATANPDYYYGSGTSYAAPLVSGAAALVWQAFPYFSNDLLRQTLLGTATDLGTPGVDATFGYGLLNVGKAVLGPARFDWGDVSVSFSGSSTWANDIAGSGGLIKQGSGTLTLSGTQNSYSGDTRVQAGTLSAASLGSNVAISNGATFIGTGPLRGNVSNAGTFQVGTAALSLSGNYVQGSNGRLALLVGDKLSVTGTAALQGGALYVLGKRDYVVNNTAYKVIETSGGLSGTFASVTTPSNVFLTSSLAYDSTSASITVQALSVTAAAASFGSVTAATLASATRVDAAFAQLDSQLSRDPATVDASLLKAAGAVQQSPSAAAAAATLRSLSGQAHAAATAMTFDSIDLQRRALSGRLDSLVAQPRAIGAWSQRLGDTGQGSFAGSQFQLDGWLMGQDLRLGEHGVAGFAFGESRADGGGDGGLDHSRDRQVQGQAYLGAVGGNAYALAQLGTGQYRRQLDRGLLLGDRVADASSRYAGRFLSSSIEVGYRFGRGKAALTPYVGADYSRIDSDGFREQGGDGFGLMADAASSSRSQALAGLRAGYGGRGWSLQGYAEWQQTLAAQGLQRQASFVGVDAWAPLVDLQPARSGGLFGASLDRRWGSSALGVGYDRRFGPRGDDHALSLRYRLGF encoded by the coding sequence ATGATGCGGAAGTTGATGGCCCGGTCGCTGCTGGCGACCGCACTGGCGATGGCGTTGACCTCATGCGGCGGTGGCAGCGGTGGCGGGCTGACCCGTAGCGATCCGCCGCCGACCTCGCCGCCGCCGACCTCGCCACCACCGCCACCGCCGCCGACCTCCCCGCCCACGTCGCCGCCGACCTCGCCACCGTCGCCGCAGCCCGCGTTCGACGCGCACCTGGCGCTGACCAATACGCTGGCCGCGCACGCCGCCGGCTATGACGGCAGCGGCTATCGCATCGGCGTGGTCGACACCGGCGTGAACCGCAACCATCCGGCGCTGGCCGGACGCGTGGTGTCCAGCCTGATCTATGTCGATCCGGCCAAGAACAACGTCAACGTCGACGATGTCGACGGCCACGGCACCACGGTCGCGCAGCTGGCCGCGGGCAAGGCGGTGGGCGCGTGGCCCGGCGGCATCGCGCCCGGCGCGCAGATCGTGTCGTCGCGCATCATCAGCGATACCTCGCCCGACGACGACGGCAGCGGCGAGGGCAACCAGGCCAGTGGCGCGCTGGGCCTGGCTTCAGTGCACCAGGACCTGATCAACGCCGGGGTCAAGGTGATGAACAATTCCTGGGGCGGCATCTACTGGACCGATCCGACTGCGACCAATGCGATCGCCGCCGAATACCGTCCGTTCGTGCTGAGCCATGGCGGGCTGGTGGTCTTCGCCGCCGGCAACGAAGCCAAGGCCGATCCGTCGGACATCGCCGCGCTGCCCAGCCAGCCCGGCCCCGGCAGCAGCCATCCGGCGGCGGACCTGGAACGCGGCTGGCTGGTGGTGGCCGCGGTGGATGCGAGCACCGGCAGCAAGCTGGAGTCGTATTCCAACGCCTGCGGCGTGGCCATGCACTACTGCCTGGTCGCGCCGGGTACCGAAGTGTTCGTCGATCCCAAGGCGACCACCGCCACCGCCAACCCGGACTATTACTACGGTAGCGGCACGTCGTACGCTGCGCCGCTGGTGTCCGGGGCCGCGGCGCTGGTGTGGCAGGCGTTCCCCTACTTCAGCAACGATCTGCTGCGGCAGACCCTGCTCGGCACCGCCACCGACCTGGGCACGCCCGGGGTGGACGCCACCTTCGGCTATGGCTTGCTCAACGTCGGCAAGGCGGTGTTGGGGCCGGCCCGGTTCGACTGGGGCGACGTCAGCGTGTCCTTCAGCGGCAGCTCGACCTGGGCCAACGACATCGCCGGTAGCGGTGGCCTGATCAAGCAGGGCAGCGGCACCTTGACTCTGAGCGGCACCCAGAACAGCTACAGCGGCGATACCCGGGTGCAGGCCGGCACGCTCAGCGCGGCCAGCCTGGGCTCCAACGTGGCGATCAGCAATGGCGCAACCTTCATCGGCACTGGGCCGCTGCGCGGCAACGTCAGCAATGCCGGCACGTTCCAGGTCGGCACCGCGGCGCTGAGCCTGAGCGGCAACTACGTGCAGGGCAGCAACGGCCGGCTGGCGCTGCTGGTCGGCGACAAGCTCTCGGTGACCGGCACCGCGGCGCTGCAGGGCGGCGCGCTGTACGTGCTCGGCAAGCGCGACTACGTGGTCAACAACACCGCCTATAAGGTGATCGAAACCAGCGGCGGACTGAGCGGCACGTTCGCCTCGGTGACCACGCCGTCGAACGTGTTCCTGACCTCTTCGCTCGCTTACGACAGTACCAGCGCTTCGATCACCGTGCAGGCGCTCAGCGTCACCGCCGCGGCGGCGAGTTTCGGCAGCGTCACTGCCGCCACGCTGGCCTCGGCCACGCGGGTGGACGCGGCGTTCGCGCAGCTTGATTCGCAGCTGAGCAGGGATCCGGCGACAGTGGATGCGTCGCTGCTGAAGGCGGCCGGCGCGGTGCAGCAATCGCCGAGCGCGGCGGCGGCGGCGGCGACGCTGCGCAGCCTGTCCGGCCAAGCGCATGCCGCGGCCACCGCAATGACCTTCGACAGCATCGATCTGCAGCGGCGCGCGCTGTCCGGCCGCCTCGACAGCCTGGTCGCGCAACCGCGTGCGATCGGCGCGTGGAGCCAGCGCCTGGGCGACACCGGGCAGGGCAGTTTCGCCGGCAGCCAGTTCCAGCTCGACGGCTGGCTGATGGGCCAGGACCTGCGCCTGGGCGAGCATGGCGTGGCCGGTTTCGCCTTCGGCGAGAGCCGCGCCGACGGTGGCGGCGACGGCGGTCTGGATCACAGCCGCGATCGCCAGGTGCAGGGCCAGGCCTATCTCGGCGCGGTCGGCGGCAATGCCTACGCGCTGGCGCAGTTGGGCACCGGGCAGTACCGGCGTCAGCTCGACCGCGGTCTGCTGCTCGGCGATCGCGTCGCCGATGCGTCCAGCCGCTACGCCGGACGCTTCCTGTCCAGTAGCATCGAAGTCGGCTACCGCTTCGGGCGCGGCAAGGCGGCGTTGACCCCGTACGTCGGCGCCGACTACAGCCGCATCGATAGCGACGGCTTTCGCGAGCAGGGCGGCGACGGCTTCGGATTGATGGCCGATGCGGCGTCTTCTTCGCGCAGCCAGGCCCTGGCCGGCCTGCGTGCCGGTTACGGCGGCCGCGGCTGGTCGCTGCAGGGCTATGCCGAATGGCAGCAGACCCTGGCCGCGCAAGGGCTGCAGCGCCAGGCCAGCTTCGTCGGCGTGGATGCCTGGGCGCCGCTGGTGGATCTGCAGCCGGCGCGGTCGGGCGGGTTGTTCGGCGCCAGCCTGGACCGGCGTTGGGGCAGCAGTGCGCTGGGCGTCGGCTACGACCGGCGCTTCGGCCCGCGCGGCGACGATCATGCGCTGTCGCTGCGGTATCGTTTGGGATTCTGA